The genomic DNA TGAACCACCATGCTTCGGAGCCTTACCTATAGAGCTCGTCAGGAACCCACGGACGAAGGGGTGCGGGCACGCGGGTCTCTTGATGCGGCGGGGGAAATGCGAGGTGTGCAGATAGGTGTACGGGTGCCATGTGTATGTAGTATACTAGTATTGCTCCTCTCCCAGGTGGGTATCGTACGTCTGTCGCCTCTGTGTCTATTTGTTCTAAAGAAAATTCATGTTTCGCCGCAGTGGCATCGGTTGCTACGTCTAATTCGACGTCTCAATCCAACGCACTCCTGGTGAAGGAAAGAGGGGCCGGCCCTTTCGTCTGTTTTTGTCACTCGCGAGCAAATTCCGCGTCCGGCCCAGCATTGAACGGCAAGCCGCTCCGCCATGGTATGTATGCATGTATATGTACAAGTATATCGAAACGTCGTTAGAGGGGGATGATGGGCATGGAGAACCAAAGAAGTGCCAGCCCTCTTTCCAATGCTCAGAAGCTCCCCGAGCTGGTGGTTGAATACAGTTTCGCTTCGTAGTTTCCGCGGCCGGGAGCCTCGTCCCTCTCCATGGGCTCCCCCTTACCCCCGCGAGGGGTCGAGTCACGCTTGTCGTCGTAGACGACGTTGACCTCGGTTGTGCGCATGATACCGTCGTACGTCAtgatctcctcctcgctcgtcgtcggcgagtgCGACCGGATCTCGGACCGGCCCTTCATGCTCTTGAGTTGGAACGTGTcggcgtggtggtggtgatgcgACGCGGCGCGGCCGCAAGTCGctgtggccgtggccgtcgtgCGGGACTTCCTGGTCGGGTCGCCGCTTGGGCCGTAGCCGTAGCGGGGGTTGGAGGAGCTCTTGAGCGAGGCGAAGAACTTGGGGAACCagcggaggaagaggccgcgcagggccggcgccgaggccgcaaTGATGGCAAGGTTCGTCTCGACGGCTGAGTAGGTGAAGCGGATGTCGTACGTTGGGTCTTGCTCGTTGATGTGGTACGAGACCTCGATCAGCCACGCGAGGCGGAGCACGCTGATGGCGGTGACACTGGGAGGTTGTGAGAAATGTGTGTGCGGAGGAAAGGTGGCGGTTCGCGCGTTTGACTTACACGGCTCCaagggcgaagacggcgagcaACGCTATCTTGACCCGGATCTGCATCTTTAGTCCGAGGAAGATCCAGAAGGGCAGGGCGAGGGCCAGGACATCAGTGAAGATGGTCAGAGACGCGGTGCTGACGTAGAAGGCGCCCATATCAATACACTTGCCCGCGGTCGGTGGGTTGCGGCCCGCCTTCTCCCAGAAGTAGCTGATAGGCTGGCACTGGAAGACGACGGTTGTGAAGATGGCGATCATGAGCGCAATGTTGAAGACGTTGAGCCCGATGATGGTGTATCGGATTGATCGCTTCTGCCCGCTCAAGCGCAGCAGGAACATCAACACCGACGTCTTGACGAGTGCAAGGATCGGGTTGTACAACAGCTGGATGATGTAGTTCCACAGGCTGCCAAGCCGACTGTCGGCCTCCATGGGAATGTCGTAGACGTGgacgccaaggaaggcaTATCGCATGCCCATGTAGGATGCtgccgtctcggcgacggacTCCGCCTGAAGGTATCGTGGTG from Colletotrichum higginsianum IMI 349063 chromosome 3, whole genome shotgun sequence includes the following:
- a CDS encoding CFEM domain-containing protein translates to MSQAIAALVHAAQYSQQRDVDPSSTPPPLPPISNDYPYPYSHLQHIGFFVLFFFPAIALIVVALRVYSRVSTKQFGWDDGLICFAMAESVAETAASYMGMRYAFLGVHVYDIPMEADSRLGSLWNYIIQLLYNPILALVKTSVLMFLLRLSGQKRSIRYTIIGLNVFNIALMIAIFTTVVFQCQPISYFWEKAGRNPPTAGKCIDMGAFYVSTASLTIFTDVLALALPFWIFLGLKMQIRVKIALLAVFALGAVVTAISVLRLAWLIEVSYHINEQDPTYDIRFTYSAVETNLAIIAASAPALRGLFLRWFPKFFASLKSSSNPRYGYGPSGDPTRKSRTTATATATCGRAASHHHHHADTFQLKSMKGRSEIRSHSPTTSEEEIMTYDGIMRTTEVNVVYDDKRDSTPRGGKGEPMERDEAPGRGNYEAKLYSTTSSGSF